A window from Pseudomonadota bacterium encodes these proteins:
- a CDS encoding TonB-dependent receptor: MHPFRPPDNLVARPRTLCQLALVPTLAALLVAAIPVASGQPAATEQAPNAPETGAIENVIVTGSRLEQTLIEGAYPVTTIERDVLERSGVASIGELLQELPFVGGSPISTGVGARGAGGGFSRGTESIELRGLGEQRTLILLNGRRFVPGGSGASGIVDLGMIPLAWIERVEILKTGASVEYGADAVAGVINLITRSRFEGVSVQLTGGSTDRGDGESVSLQVTAGRSIGRAQVLGGLQISDQQAVSKGDRGFSSQLLTVQGPDNEIVPDGSSAPPQGNFRTSDGRLTLIEGEDGAQASDFRPFISDGPQTDRFNFNPFEDLVQDSRRLSAFIEATLPIGQRTELFAEALYHRRDSDQQLAPLPLFTSRETDVVVDATNLFNPFGETLTDVRRRLVEAGPREFIQDNRAWRGVLGARGDLGNWRWDASLNQARNETKQRQTGDLLDDRLRAALGPSFIDSAGRATCGTPTAPIADCVPLNLFGGPGSIDSAMLAFIGADLEDVGVNEQTVVSLNAGGSPLRLWAGDLSMAVGYEYRREEGRDQPDAQTLAGNTSGAARAITEGSFESNEVYLELGVPLVVNQPFAQALELELGTRLVDYSSFDSRSVFDVGLHWQPVSPVVVRAAWSQAFRAPNVGELFGGVTQSNPAIDDPCADFSPLSASAIERCIAQGVPADGSFDQTGNETPQLGGGNPQLAPEEAQIITAGISWRAATPYALEVALDYYDIEIDGAIGALGGNTVLSQCLATGQAVFCDRIQRDGAGNIMQIETALQNIAQETARGMDLSVLAEHGGPSDLTLTHNVTLSRVLRRDLIAFPGAEPFVGVGEFDPDRFGAIPRWRGNYRLGVSRGRWSAGYEALWIGALRERGGEVTANTTRAIGARVYHDVTISRDFDVGTRVTLGVDNVSDRDPPFFANADEANTDVTTYPLLGRTAWLRLGHRFGGR, translated from the coding sequence ATGCACCCTTTCCGCCCCCCGGACAACCTGGTCGCACGCCCCCGCACGTTGTGTCAATTGGCCCTCGTGCCAACGCTGGCTGCACTGCTCGTGGCCGCCATTCCGGTCGCCTCGGGTCAGCCCGCTGCCACGGAGCAGGCACCGAACGCGCCAGAGACTGGGGCCATCGAGAACGTGATAGTCACCGGCTCGCGCCTCGAGCAGACCTTGATCGAAGGCGCCTACCCGGTGACCACGATCGAGCGTGATGTGCTCGAGCGCAGCGGGGTGGCGAGCATCGGCGAGCTGCTGCAGGAGCTACCCTTCGTCGGGGGCTCGCCCATCAGCACCGGTGTGGGCGCGCGCGGCGCTGGCGGTGGCTTCTCTCGCGGCACCGAGTCCATCGAACTGCGCGGCCTCGGCGAGCAGCGCACCCTAATACTCCTAAATGGTCGACGCTTCGTTCCAGGCGGGAGCGGTGCCAGCGGCATCGTGGACCTCGGCATGATCCCCCTCGCGTGGATCGAGCGGGTGGAGATCCTGAAGACGGGAGCGTCCGTCGAGTACGGTGCGGATGCCGTTGCAGGGGTCATCAATCTGATCACCCGATCGCGCTTCGAGGGGGTGAGCGTGCAGCTTACTGGTGGTAGCACTGACCGTGGCGACGGTGAGAGCGTCTCCCTGCAAGTTACCGCCGGACGATCCATCGGCCGTGCGCAGGTGCTCGGCGGCCTGCAGATCAGCGATCAACAGGCCGTGAGCAAGGGCGATCGCGGGTTTTCCTCCCAACTCCTGACCGTCCAGGGCCCCGACAATGAGATCGTTCCCGACGGCAGTTCTGCGCCACCGCAGGGGAACTTCCGCACCAGCGATGGTCGCCTGACCCTTATCGAGGGCGAAGACGGCGCGCAGGCGAGCGACTTTCGGCCCTTTATCTCTGACGGCCCGCAGACCGATCGCTTCAATTTCAACCCCTTCGAGGACCTGGTGCAGGACTCGCGCAGGCTTAGCGCCTTCATCGAAGCGACCTTGCCGATCGGTCAGCGAACGGAATTATTCGCCGAGGCCTTGTACCACCGACGGGACTCGGATCAGCAGCTGGCGCCCTTACCCCTGTTCACCAGCCGCGAGACGGACGTGGTGGTCGATGCGACCAACCTCTTCAACCCCTTCGGCGAAACGCTGACCGATGTACGACGTCGCCTGGTGGAAGCCGGGCCGCGGGAGTTTATCCAGGATAACCGCGCGTGGCGCGGCGTGCTTGGGGCGCGGGGCGATCTAGGCAACTGGCGATGGGATGCGAGCCTGAACCAAGCGCGCAACGAGACCAAACAGCGGCAAACGGGCGACCTGCTGGACGATCGCCTGCGTGCCGCTCTGGGCCCGTCGTTCATCGATTCGGCCGGACGCGCTACCTGCGGTACGCCCACCGCGCCGATTGCCGACTGCGTGCCCCTGAACCTGTTCGGCGGGCCTGGCAGCATCGATAGCGCCATGCTGGCGTTCATCGGCGCGGACCTCGAGGACGTCGGCGTCAACGAGCAGACCGTCGTGTCCCTGAACGCCGGGGGCAGCCCCCTGCGCCTGTGGGCAGGTGATCTCTCCATGGCGGTGGGCTACGAGTACCGGCGCGAGGAAGGACGCGACCAGCCCGACGCCCAGACCCTTGCGGGCAATACCAGCGGCGCGGCGCGGGCCATCACCGAAGGCAGCTTCGAGAGCAACGAGGTGTACCTTGAATTGGGTGTGCCCTTGGTGGTGAACCAGCCGTTCGCACAGGCCCTCGAGCTGGAGCTGGGCACGCGCTTGGTCGACTACTCGAGCTTCGACTCGCGCAGCGTGTTCGACGTAGGTCTGCACTGGCAGCCGGTGTCCCCGGTGGTGGTGCGCGCTGCCTGGTCCCAGGCGTTTCGTGCGCCAAACGTGGGTGAGCTGTTCGGCGGCGTCACCCAGTCCAATCCGGCGATCGACGATCCGTGCGCCGATTTCTCCCCCTTGAGCGCGAGCGCGATCGAGCGCTGCATCGCCCAGGGCGTGCCCGCCGACGGCAGCTTCGATCAAACGGGCAACGAGACGCCTCAGCTAGGGGGTGGCAACCCGCAGCTTGCGCCGGAGGAGGCGCAGATCATCACCGCCGGTATCAGCTGGCGAGCGGCAACCCCCTACGCCCTGGAGGTAGCCCTCGACTACTACGACATCGAGATCGACGGTGCGATCGGAGCGCTCGGCGGCAACACGGTCCTCTCCCAGTGTCTGGCGACGGGCCAGGCCGTGTTCTGCGACCGGATCCAACGCGATGGCGCCGGCAACATCATGCAGATCGAAACGGCTCTGCAGAACATTGCCCAGGAGACAGCGCGCGGAATGGATCTCTCGGTTCTGGCGGAACATGGGGGTCCTAGTGATCTCACCCTGACGCACAACGTGACCTTGAGCCGTGTGCTGCGCCGAGATCTCATCGCGTTCCCGGGCGCCGAACCCTTCGTAGGCGTGGGCGAGTTCGATCCCGATCGCTTCGGCGCCATCCCCCGCTGGCGAGGCAACTACCGCCTCGGCGTGAGCCGCGGTCGCTGGAGCGCTGGCTACGAGGCCCTGTGGATCGGCGCCCTTCGCGAACGCGGCGGCGAGGTCACCGCCAACACGACGCGCGCCATCGGCGCTCGCGTCTACCACGATGTCACCATCAGCCGTGATTTCGATGTCGGCACCCGGGTGACCCTCGGCGTAGACAACGTGAGCGACCGCGATCCCCCGTTCTTCGCCAACGCCGACGAAGCCAATACCGACGTCACCACCTACCCCTTGCTCGGGCGTACCGCCTGGCTACGCCTCGGCCATCGCTTCGGCGGTCGCTGA
- a CDS encoding ATP-binding protein, with product MSSIRRRLLTLLLPALLLIAAAAAGTGYVAASNRIAAFLDTQLAESARVLLLWVLAEPRTGTEANAENIDRELAELFESVGAAAGTSQDTLEAWSGSLAYRFARPGIIEARASRGGALDQPDACTSPGLAMIEAGDGRRWQVYTTWGGEPLATVCVGQPLAARRAIVLDTLLPSVAWWLLVVPLTGAVVWWGLRRGLAPLRDLAAELRARAPGDLSPLPEAPGALEVRPLLSAMNDLLARQRRLIDQERRFSAEAAHELRTPLATVRLRAEQALGAEPGEAVRRPMSAIVAETERAERVLAQLLSLAGVDAADAGGSLPTQSVALMPLLREVLADQASLGLAREVQLQLEAGEEEPGEVQVDPVLLQVLLRNLVDNALRYTPAGGRVEVDVTREDAGVRLQVRDDGPGIDAELRRRLGQPFARGERHDQTGTGLGLTIARRIAQLHKATLDFDDGRGGRGLTVSLVLPSVGKRTKRL from the coding sequence GTGAGCTCCATCCGCCGCCGACTGCTCACGCTGCTGTTGCCGGCGTTGCTGCTCATCGCAGCGGCGGCAGCGGGGACGGGCTACGTGGCGGCGAGTAACCGTATCGCCGCGTTCCTCGATACGCAGCTGGCCGAGAGCGCACGCGTGCTGTTGCTCTGGGTGCTTGCGGAGCCCCGAACGGGCACCGAAGCGAACGCGGAGAACATCGATCGCGAGCTGGCGGAACTGTTCGAATCCGTGGGTGCGGCAGCGGGGACCTCCCAAGACACCCTCGAGGCATGGTCCGGAAGTTTGGCCTACCGCTTCGCTCGGCCCGGCATCATCGAAGCCCGCGCCTCGCGCGGGGGCGCGCTGGATCAGCCCGATGCCTGCACGTCGCCGGGGCTCGCGATGATCGAGGCTGGCGATGGCAGGCGCTGGCAGGTGTACACGACTTGGGGCGGGGAGCCTCTCGCCACGGTCTGCGTTGGCCAACCCCTGGCCGCGCGACGGGCGATCGTGCTCGACACCCTGTTGCCATCGGTGGCGTGGTGGCTGTTGGTGGTGCCGCTCACCGGCGCGGTGGTGTGGTGGGGCCTGCGTCGTGGACTCGCCCCGTTGCGCGATCTGGCGGCGGAGCTTCGTGCTCGGGCGCCCGGTGATCTTTCCCCGTTGCCCGAGGCGCCGGGGGCGCTGGAGGTGCGCCCCTTGCTCAGCGCGATGAACGATCTGCTCGCGCGGCAACGGCGTCTGATCGACCAGGAGCGGCGCTTCAGCGCAGAAGCTGCCCACGAACTTCGTACGCCGTTGGCGACGGTGCGCCTGCGCGCCGAGCAGGCGCTGGGTGCAGAGCCTGGCGAGGCGGTACGTAGGCCTATGAGCGCGATCGTCGCCGAAACGGAGCGAGCCGAGCGCGTGCTGGCGCAGCTGTTGAGCCTGGCCGGCGTGGACGCGGCCGATGCCGGCGGCAGCTTACCGACCCAATCGGTAGCCCTGATGCCCCTGCTGCGCGAAGTGCTGGCGGATCAGGCCTCCCTCGGCCTCGCGCGCGAGGTGCAGTTGCAGCTTGAGGCGGGAGAAGAGGAACCTGGCGAGGTGCAAGTCGATCCGGTGCTGCTCCAGGTGTTGCTCCGCAATCTGGTCGACAACGCCCTTCGCTACACGCCAGCGGGCGGCCGTGTCGAGGTGGACGTCACGCGCGAGGATGCAGGCGTGCGGCTCCAGGTGCGCGACGACGGTCCTGGCATCGACGCGGAGCTGAGACGACGACTCGGCCAACCCTTCGCCCGCGGCGAACGCCACGATCAGACGGGCACAGGGCTTGGCCTCACCATCGCCAGGCGTATCGCTCAGTTGCATAAGGCGACGCTTGATTTCGACGATGGACGAGGTGGGCGTGGCCTCACCGTCTCCCTGGTGCTTCCAAGTGTCGGTAAGCGCACGAAAAGACTGTGA
- a CDS encoding response regulator transcription factor gives MSEPSPHLLLAEDDASLGAAVRDALEAAGYRVSWTRTGDAAANAWASAPSLDLVILDLGLPGLDGLEVLEKARRGGLDTPVLVLTARDGPEDRVRGLDAGADDYLVKPFHLAELLARIRARLRRDAGGGEEPMAVGGLQLTQDPRGAQYLGRAVSLTASEYDLLECLLRQAGRVMPRDRLEAVLARSARTPGSNTLDVYIHRLRRKLDASVIRTVHGIGYVLEAPNPSHDEPPSS, from the coding sequence ATGAGTGAACCCTCACCTCACCTGCTGTTGGCCGAGGATGACGCGTCCCTCGGGGCCGCCGTTCGTGACGCCTTGGAAGCGGCCGGTTACCGCGTGAGTTGGACGCGCACCGGCGACGCTGCTGCCAACGCCTGGGCGAGTGCTCCCAGCCTCGATCTGGTGATCCTGGACCTCGGTCTGCCCGGGCTCGACGGGCTGGAGGTGCTGGAGAAGGCGCGCCGCGGCGGCCTCGACACTCCCGTCCTCGTATTGACCGCGCGCGACGGCCCGGAAGACCGCGTGCGCGGCCTGGATGCGGGGGCGGACGATTACCTGGTCAAGCCATTCCATCTGGCGGAACTGCTGGCTCGGATTCGTGCGCGTCTTCGTCGCGACGCGGGCGGCGGCGAGGAGCCGATGGCCGTGGGCGGGCTGCAGCTGACGCAAGATCCGCGCGGCGCTCAGTACCTGGGTCGGGCCGTGAGTCTGACGGCGAGCGAGTACGACTTGCTCGAGTGCCTGCTCCGTCAGGCCGGTCGCGTTATGCCGCGAGACCGCCTGGAGGCGGTTTTGGCAAGGTCGGCGCGCACGCCTGGCAGCAACACGCTCGATGTCTACATCCACCGCTTGCGGCGCAAGCTCGACGCAAGCGTGATCCGCACCGTGCACGGCATCGGCTATGTCCTCGAGGCGCCCAACCCCTCGCATGACGAGCCGCCGTCCTCGTGA
- a CDS encoding RidA family protein, whose translation MIACALACHTAYADHDQPSIQRYPLPNDNPFPIALAVETPPGTTLIHHSGLVPGPADPTATRGSRAFWGDTKTQAMSVFSRMEQSLTGLGLGFGDVIKMTVFLVGDEAKGGRMDFGGFMEAYTQYFGTEEQPNLPARSAVQVAGLAGDGMLVEIEVILARPLSPGDHHH comes from the coding sequence CTGATCGCCTGCGCCCTGGCGTGCCATACGGCCTACGCCGACCACGATCAGCCCAGTATCCAACGCTACCCACTGCCGAACGATAACCCTTTCCCCATCGCCCTCGCCGTGGAGACCCCACCGGGCACCACCCTGATTCACCACAGCGGCTTGGTGCCGGGGCCCGCAGACCCGACCGCCACGCGCGGCTCGCGGGCCTTTTGGGGTGACACCAAAACCCAGGCCATGAGCGTCTTCTCTCGCATGGAGCAGTCGCTGACAGGGTTGGGATTGGGCTTCGGCGATGTGATCAAGATGACCGTGTTCCTGGTCGGCGATGAGGCCAAAGGCGGTCGGATGGACTTCGGCGGCTTCATGGAAGCCTACACCCAGTACTTCGGCACCGAAGAGCAACCCAATTTGCCTGCCCGCTCCGCCGTGCAGGTGGCAGGACTCGCCGGCGACGGCATGCTGGTGGAGATCGAAGTGATCCTCGCCCGCCCGCTCTCCCCTGGCGACCACCACCACTAG
- a CDS encoding cobalamin-binding protein encodes MTEETTETLYLLGEQSRIVGISGFTVRPPQARREKPRVSAFTSAKIDKILALEPDLVLGFSDLQADIASELIRAGVAVHVFNQRSVEQILDMIVVLGGLIGCHARAERLVQELEMGLEEVKTLARELPRRPRVYFEEWDEPPIAAIRWVSELLQLAGGDNVFIDLAQKPLGKDRIIAAHQEIIDTAPDIIIGSWCGKKFRPERVAERPGYDIVPAVRYGHLYEVKSAIILQPGPAALTDGVRALADIFQRWAEDPDAIGNG; translated from the coding sequence TTGACCGAGGAAACCACCGAGACCCTTTACCTCCTCGGTGAGCAGTCACGCATCGTGGGCATCTCAGGCTTCACCGTACGCCCGCCGCAAGCGCGGCGGGAGAAGCCCAGGGTCTCGGCCTTCACCAGCGCCAAGATCGACAAGATCCTGGCTCTCGAGCCCGACCTCGTGCTGGGGTTCTCGGATCTGCAGGCGGATATCGCCTCGGAGCTGATCCGCGCGGGGGTGGCCGTCCACGTGTTTAACCAGCGCAGCGTTGAGCAGATCCTAGACATGATCGTGGTGCTCGGCGGCCTGATCGGTTGCCACGCACGCGCGGAGCGCTTGGTCCAGGAGCTCGAAATGGGCCTTGAGGAGGTTAAGACCCTGGCCCGGGAACTCCCCCGCCGCCCTCGCGTCTACTTCGAAGAATGGGATGAGCCACCTATTGCTGCCATCAGGTGGGTATCGGAGCTGCTGCAGCTAGCGGGCGGCGACAACGTTTTCATTGATTTGGCCCAGAAACCGCTCGGAAAAGACCGAATCATCGCCGCTCATCAAGAGATCATCGACACCGCGCCGGACATCATCATCGGCTCCTGGTGCGGTAAGAAGTTTCGCCCCGAACGGGTGGCCGAGCGTCCGGGTTACGACATCGTCCCCGCGGTTCGCTACGGGCACCTGTACGAGGTGAAATCGGCGATCATCCTGCAGCCCGGCCCCGCCGCCCTGACCGACGGCGTACGCGCCCTAGCCGACATCTTTCAACGCTGGGCGGAAGACCCAGACGCTATCGGGAACGGCTAG
- a CDS encoding 3-phosphoglycerate dehydrogenase family protein: MYRILKLNNIAATGLAELPHDRYEIGTEISQPDGILVRSTKMHDMELPASLKAVARAGAGVNNIPVEALTARGIPVFNAPGANANAVKELVLAGMLLACRNVCPAWDYARQLDGDDDALHRAVEAGKKQFAGFELPGRTLGIVGLGAIGVQVANAALALGMRVIGHDPTITVERAWQLSAQVEQAGSVDEVVAAAEFITFHVPLIPSTRHLLNEARLQRMRKGAVVLNFARQGIVDDEAALRALDDGPLYGYVCDFPTVALNAHPRVVALPHLGASTTEAESNCAVMVAQQLRDYLEHGNVRNSVNFPSISLPRGSERRLAVVHQNQPDMVGQLSHHLGEARVNIVRMLNESRDQLACTIIDVDGELSESLLDALAAVPGVLSLRVL, from the coding sequence ATGTACAGGATTCTCAAACTCAACAACATCGCCGCCACCGGCCTCGCTGAGTTGCCCCACGATCGCTACGAGATCGGCACGGAGATCTCTCAACCGGATGGGATCCTCGTGCGCTCGACGAAGATGCACGACATGGAACTGCCCGCGTCCCTCAAGGCCGTGGCCCGCGCCGGTGCCGGCGTCAACAACATCCCCGTGGAGGCGCTCACTGCGCGCGGCATCCCCGTTTTCAACGCCCCCGGTGCCAATGCCAATGCGGTCAAGGAGCTTGTGCTAGCGGGCATGTTGCTGGCCTGTCGCAACGTCTGTCCCGCCTGGGACTACGCGCGCCAGCTCGACGGCGACGACGACGCGCTGCACCGGGCGGTCGAAGCCGGTAAGAAGCAGTTCGCCGGCTTCGAGCTACCGGGCCGCACGCTCGGCATCGTCGGTCTCGGCGCCATCGGTGTGCAGGTAGCGAATGCCGCCCTCGCCCTTGGCATGCGGGTGATCGGGCACGACCCGACCATCACCGTGGAGCGCGCCTGGCAGCTCTCGGCCCAGGTCGAGCAAGCCGGCAGCGTAGACGAGGTGGTTGCCGCCGCAGAATTCATCACCTTCCACGTCCCCCTTATCCCCTCCACCCGCCATCTGCTCAACGAGGCACGCCTGCAGCGCATGCGTAAGGGCGCGGTGGTGTTGAACTTCGCGCGCCAGGGCATCGTCGACGACGAAGCCGCCCTTCGCGCCCTTGACGACGGGCCCCTGTACGGCTACGTGTGCGATTTCCCCACCGTGGCCCTGAACGCCCATCCGCGCGTCGTCGCCCTGCCCCACCTCGGCGCCTCGACAACGGAAGCCGAGAGTAACTGCGCGGTGATGGTGGCACAGCAACTGCGCGACTATCTCGAGCACGGCAATGTGCGCAACTCGGTCAACTTCCCCAGCATCTCGCTACCGCGCGGGTCAGAGCGACGCCTGGCGGTCGTGCACCAGAACCAGCCCGATATGGTCGGTCAGCTGTCCCATCACTTGGGCGAAGCGCGGGTGAACATCGTACGCATGCTCAACGAATCTCGTGACCAACTCGCCTGCACCATCATCGATGTGGATGGGGAGCTATCGGAATCGCTGCTGGACGCCTTGGCCGCGGTGCCTGGGGTATTGAGTCTTCGGGTGCTCTAG
- a CDS encoding nuclear transport factor 2 family protein: MNRKLDHARRLYLEGIRDGHPVQAVNAYTGERYTQHSTGVADGREGFIAFFSEFLKRNPERHIEIPRAWTDGQYVFLHAYQKMGDTQWVTTDFFDTDADDKIIEHWDVITAFSGPGATGRTQVDGPTETVDHHLTDGNKARVMTMLERMIANPDTSATALAPYVAEDLRQHNPQHGDGIDAFLARALCYQEVVLCVGEGNFVATLCKADLGRQAMCQADIFRLDDGKIVEHWDNGEPVPAKDVNGGKF, encoded by the coding sequence ATGAACCGTAAGCTCGACCACGCCCGTCGCCTCTATCTCGAAGGGATTCGCGACGGCCATCCGGTGCAAGCGGTCAACGCCTACACGGGCGAGCGCTACACTCAACACAGCACCGGCGTCGCTGACGGACGCGAGGGCTTCATCGCCTTCTTCAGCGAGTTCCTAAAGCGCAATCCTGAGCGCCACATCGAGATCCCTCGCGCCTGGACGGACGGTCAGTACGTATTCCTCCACGCGTACCAGAAGATGGGCGATACCCAGTGGGTCACCACCGACTTCTTCGATACCGACGCCGACGACAAGATCATCGAACACTGGGATGTCATCACGGCGTTCAGCGGCCCCGGCGCGACGGGGCGTACGCAGGTGGATGGACCTACGGAAACCGTCGACCACCACTTGACCGACGGCAACAAGGCAAGAGTGATGACGATGCTAGAGCGCATGATCGCCAATCCCGACACGTCTGCAACGGCATTGGCGCCCTACGTTGCCGAAGACCTCCGCCAACACAATCCCCAGCACGGGGACGGCATCGATGCGTTCCTCGCGCGCGCCCTGTGCTACCAAGAGGTCGTGCTCTGTGTGGGCGAGGGCAACTTCGTCGCCACGCTTTGCAAGGCCGATCTAGGCAGGCAGGCGATGTGTCAGGCAGACATATTCCGCCTCGACGACGGCAAGATCGTCGAGCACTGGGACAACGGAGAACCTGTCCCGGCCAAGGACGTCAATGGCGGCAAATTCTAG